A single genomic interval of Paracoccus contaminans harbors:
- the hemB gene encoding porphobilinogen synthase: MPATPIVAPFPAARLRRLRRTPALRALTAEHRLSVQNLIWPIFVTEVAGGEGEIASMPGVERLTLDGAQRAAERAARLGIPAVCIFPHSDPDLKTDGCERAWDPENIGNRAIRAIKDAVPDLAVMTDIALDPYNASGHDGLVRDGVILNDESVEALVRMGLAQAEAGADILGPSDMMDGRIGALRGALERAGHGDVAILSYAAKYASGFYGPFRDAVGASGRLVGDKKTYQIDPANRDEALRCVARDLAEGADMVMVKPGMPYLDLCREVKDSFGAPTYAYQVSGEYAMIEGAVRAGWLKPEVVLESLLCFRRAGCDGILTYYAPQVAALLAQG, from the coding sequence ATGCCCGCCACGCCGATCGTCGCCCCCTTTCCCGCCGCCCGCCTGCGCCGGCTGCGCCGCACGCCCGCATTGCGCGCGCTGACGGCCGAACATCGCCTGTCCGTCCAGAACCTGATCTGGCCGATCTTCGTGACCGAGGTCGCGGGCGGCGAGGGCGAGATCGCCTCGATGCCCGGCGTCGAGCGGCTGACGCTGGACGGCGCGCAGCGCGCCGCCGAACGGGCGGCGCGCCTTGGGATTCCGGCGGTCTGCATCTTTCCCCACTCGGACCCCGACCTGAAGACCGACGGGTGCGAACGCGCCTGGGACCCCGAGAACATCGGCAACCGGGCGATCCGCGCGATCAAGGATGCCGTGCCCGATCTGGCGGTGATGACCGACATCGCGCTCGACCCCTACAACGCCAGCGGCCATGACGGGCTGGTGCGGGATGGCGTGATCCTGAACGACGAAAGCGTCGAGGCGCTGGTGCGCATGGGTCTGGCGCAGGCCGAGGCGGGGGCCGACATCCTCGGCCCCTCGGACATGATGGACGGGCGCATCGGGGCGCTGCGCGGCGCGCTGGAACGGGCCGGCCACGGGGATGTGGCGATCCTGTCCTATGCGGCGAAATACGCGTCGGGGTTCTACGGCCCGTTCCGCGATGCGGTTGGCGCCTCGGGCCGGCTGGTCGGCGACAAGAAGACCTATCAGATCGACCCCGCCAACCGGGACGAGGCGCTGCGCTGCGTGGCGCGCGATCTGGCCGAGGGCGCCGACATGGTGATGGTCAAGCCGGGGATGCCCTATCTGGACCTGTGCCGCGAGGTCAAGGATAGCTTCGGCGCGCCGACCTATGCCTATCAGGTCAGCGGCGAATATGCGATGATCGAAGGCGCGGTGCGCGCCGGCTGGCTGAAACCCGAAGTGGTGCTGGAAAGCCTGCTGTGCTTCCGCCGCGCCGGCTGTGACGGCATCCTGACCTATTACGCCCCGCAAGTGGCCGCGCTGCTGGCGCAGGGCTGA
- a CDS encoding transglycosylase SLT domain-containing protein, producing MSPILGPVVLPPRRALWRQEVFELSSRKTENRRGTFMRAVATGFLNVARLAALVGATGAVLGAAAPAQAEGLMLGGVSSKSRAAQFARQTQLMDSRLAAQYQRSQRLRPDAGGRVKTVTIINLDGRIASAGGMIPRYSGNQRSKYLPHARAMARKHGVPEDLFLRLVQQESGWNAGARSYKGAQGLAQLMPGTAAKLGVNPADPVQNLEGGARYLRMMYNTFGDWRLALAAYNAGPGAVAKYRGVPPYRETTNYVRVIHGS from the coding sequence ATGTCGCCGATCCTTGGCCCCGTTGTCCTGCCGCCGCGGCGCGCGCTATGGCGGCAGGAGGTTTTTGAGCTATCGTCCCGCAAAACCGAAAACCGGCGAGGGACATTCATGCGTGCGGTGGCGACTGGATTTCTGAACGTGGCCCGGCTTGCGGCGCTGGTCGGGGCGACGGGCGCGGTTCTTGGCGCCGCGGCACCCGCGCAGGCCGAGGGGCTGATGCTGGGGGGCGTTTCGTCCAAATCGCGCGCGGCGCAGTTCGCACGGCAGACCCAGCTGATGGATTCCCGCCTCGCTGCCCAGTACCAGCGCTCGCAGCGGCTGCGCCCGGATGCCGGGGGCAGGGTCAAGACCGTCACCATCATCAATCTGGACGGCCGCATCGCCAGCGCGGGCGGCATGATCCCCCGCTATAGCGGCAACCAGCGCAGCAAGTATCTGCCCCATGCCCGCGCAATGGCGCGCAAGCATGGCGTGCCCGAGGATCTGTTCCTGCGGCTGGTCCAGCAGGAATCGGGCTGGAACGCGGGGGCGCGATCCTACAAGGGGGCGCAGGGTCTGGCGCAGCTGATGCCCGGCACCGCGGCCAAGCTGGGCGTCAATCCGGCCGATCCGGTCCAGAACCTCGAAGGCGGCGCGCGCTATCTGCGGATGATGTACAACACCTTCGGCGACTGGCGGCTCGCGCTTGCGGCCTATAATGCCGGCCCCGGCGCGGTGGCCAAGTATCGGGGCGTGCCGCCCTATCGCGAAACCACCAATTATGTCCGGGTCATCCACGGCAGCTGA